In Ectothiorhodospira sp. BSL-9, a single window of DNA contains:
- the thrS gene encoding threonine--tRNA ligase, producing the protein MPVITLPDESQRRFDEPVSVADVAADIGRGLAKATLAGKVDGRLVDASHRINEDARLAIVTDRDPEGVEMIRHSTAHLMAHAVKSLFPSAQVTIGPVIDDGFYYDFAFERPFHPEDLEKIEARMKELAKADIPVERRVMPRDEAAEFFRAQGEEYKARIIEDIPQNEDISLYTQGDFVDLCRGPHVPSTGKLKAFKLTKVAGAYWRGDSKNEMLQRIYGTAWPNKQQLEDYLHRLAEAERRDHRRIGQELNLFSIQDEAGGGLVFWHPNGARIRRVVEQFWYDMHERAGYEFLYTPHIANLELWKTSGHADFYGESMYEPMEDDNQAFQLKPMNCPFHVLVYKDRLRSYRDLPLRWAEMGTVYRREMSGALHGLMRVRGFTQDDAHIFCREDQIEDEILRILDLTLDVLRAFGFDDFDINLSTRPDKAVGSDHIWEHATAALRAALEKKGLEYELDEGGGAFYGPKIDIKIRDAIGRQWQCSTVQLDFNLPERFDLEYVADDNQRRRPIMVHRALLGSVERFFGVLIEHYAGSFPLWLAPVQAQVLTITDRQDDYAREVVQTLRAQGLRAEMDLRNEKIGFKIREHTLQRVPYLLVLGDREMETRSVAVRSRTGQDLGTMDLDALIQRLSREVADRGRTIVED; encoded by the coding sequence ATGCCCGTAATCACCCTTCCCGACGAAAGCCAGCGCCGCTTTGACGAACCCGTAAGCGTGGCCGATGTGGCCGCCGATATCGGTCGTGGTCTGGCCAAGGCCACCCTGGCCGGCAAGGTGGATGGTCGCCTGGTGGATGCCAGCCATCGCATCAATGAGGATGCCCGTCTGGCCATCGTCACCGACCGCGATCCTGAAGGGGTGGAAATGATCCGTCATTCCACCGCCCACCTCATGGCCCATGCTGTGAAGAGCCTGTTCCCCAGCGCCCAGGTGACCATCGGTCCGGTGATCGATGATGGCTTTTATTACGATTTCGCCTTCGAACGGCCCTTCCACCCGGAAGATCTGGAGAAGATCGAGGCCAGGATGAAGGAGCTGGCCAAGGCCGACATTCCCGTTGAGCGTCGAGTGATGCCCCGGGATGAGGCGGCGGAGTTCTTCCGTGCCCAGGGCGAGGAATACAAGGCCCGCATCATTGAGGACATCCCCCAGAACGAGGACATCTCCCTGTACACCCAGGGCGACTTCGTGGATCTGTGCCGTGGCCCCCACGTACCCAGCACCGGCAAGCTCAAGGCCTTCAAGCTGACCAAGGTGGCTGGTGCCTATTGGCGGGGCGATTCCAAAAACGAAATGCTCCAGCGCATCTACGGCACCGCCTGGCCCAACAAGCAGCAGCTGGAAGACTACCTGCACCGCCTGGCCGAGGCGGAGCGCCGGGACCATCGTCGCATTGGCCAGGAGCTGAACCTGTTCTCGATCCAGGACGAGGCCGGCGGCGGCCTGGTGTTCTGGCACCCCAACGGGGCCCGCATCCGCCGTGTGGTGGAGCAGTTCTGGTACGACATGCATGAGCGGGCGGGCTACGAATTCCTCTACACCCCGCATATTGCCAACCTGGAACTGTGGAAGACCTCCGGTCACGCCGACTTCTACGGCGAGTCCATGTACGAACCCATGGAAGACGATAACCAGGCCTTCCAGCTCAAACCCATGAACTGCCCGTTCCACGTGCTGGTGTACAAGGATCGTCTGCGTTCCTACCGGGATCTGCCCCTGCGCTGGGCGGAGATGGGTACGGTCTATCGCCGGGAGATGTCCGGTGCCCTGCATGGACTGATGCGGGTTCGCGGGTTCACCCAGGACGACGCCCACATCTTCTGCCGTGAGGACCAGATCGAGGATGAGATCCTGCGCATCCTGGATCTCACCCTGGATGTGCTGCGGGCCTTCGGCTTCGATGACTTTGACATCAACCTGTCCACGCGCCCCGACAAGGCGGTGGGTTCGGACCATATCTGGGAGCATGCCACCGCGGCATTGCGGGCTGCCCTGGAGAAGAAGGGCCTGGAGTATGAGCTGGATGAAGGTGGTGGCGCCTTCTATGGCCCGAAGATCGACATCAAGATCCGCGACGCCATTGGCCGTCAGTGGCAGTGCTCCACCGTGCAGCTGGATTTCAACCTGCCGGAACGGTTCGATCTGGAATATGTGGCCGATGACAATCAGCGCCGTCGTCCCATCATGGTCCACCGCGCCCTGCTGGGCTCCGTGGAACGTTTCTTCGGCGTGCTCATCGAACACTACGCTGGATCCTTCCCCCTTTGGCTGGCACCCGTGCAGGCCCAGGTGCTCACCATCACCGATCGGCAGGACGATTATGCCCGGGAAGTGGTGCAAACCCTGCGAGCGCAAGGCCTTAGAGCTGAAATGGACTTGAGAAACGAGAAGATCGGCTTTAAAATCCGCGAGCACACTTTGCAGCGGGTGCCCTACCTTCTGGTTTTGGGAGACCGGGAGATGGAAACCCGATCCGTGGCCGTAAGGTCCCGCACCGGGCAAGACCTGGGAACCATGGACCTGGATGCCCTCATCCAGCGTTTGTCCCGGGAAGTGGCAGATCGCGGCCGAACCATTGTGGAGGATTAA
- the infC gene encoding translation initiation factor IF-3: protein MSAGKENRLNEQISVPQVRLIAEDGENLGVMQTRDAMKIAEEAELDLVEIVPTADPPVCRVMDYGKFKFELSKKTQAAKKNQKQVQIKEVKFRPGTDEGDYNVKIRNLTRFLEHGDKCKVTIRFRGREMAHQELGGKLLDRIEKDLEELATVEQRPKMEGRQMIMVLGPKKK, encoded by the coding sequence ATCAGCGCTGGAAAAGAGAACCGACTGAACGAGCAGATCAGCGTCCCGCAGGTCCGCCTCATCGCCGAGGACGGAGAAAACCTGGGGGTCATGCAGACTCGCGACGCCATGAAGATTGCCGAAGAGGCTGAACTCGACCTGGTCGAGATCGTGCCCACCGCAGATCCACCGGTTTGCCGGGTAATGGATTACGGCAAGTTCAAGTTCGAGCTGAGCAAGAAGACGCAAGCTGCCAAGAAGAATCAGAAACAGGTTCAGATCAAGGAAGTGAAGTTTCGCCCGGGCACCGATGAGGGCGACTATAACGTCAAGATCCGAAATCTCACCCGGTTTCTGGAACACGGCGACAAGTGCAAGGTCACCATCCGCTTCCGTGGTCGTGAAATGGCCCACCAGGAATTGGGCGGCAAGCTGCTGGACCGGATCGAGAAGGATCTGGAAGAGCTTGCCACCGTGGAGCAGCGGCCCAAGATGGAAGGTCGCCAGATGATCATGGTGCTCGGCCCGAAGAAGAAGTGA
- the rpmI gene encoding 50S ribosomal protein L35 yields the protein MPKMKTNRGAAKRFTKTGAGAFKRGQSHRRHILTKKSTKRKRHLRAASHVHPSDVAAVRQMLPHR from the coding sequence ATGCCGAAGATGAAGACCAACCGGGGCGCCGCCAAGCGCTTCACCAAGACCGGGGCGGGCGCGTTCAAGCGCGGCCAGTCCCATCGTCGTCACATCCTGACGAAGAAGAGCACCAAGCGTAAGCGCCATTTGCGCGCGGCCTCCCATGTCCATCCTTCGGATGTGGCTGCCGTTCGCCAGATGCTGCCCCACCGCTAA
- the rplT gene encoding 50S ribosomal protein L20, whose product MPRVKRGVTAHARHKKVLKKAKGYYGARGNVYRVAVQAVTKAGQYAYRDRRQRKRQFRALWIARINAAARQFDLSYSRMIHGLDKAGIEIDRKVLADLAVHDIAAFGRIAEKAKAAL is encoded by the coding sequence ATGCCCCGAGTCAAAAGAGGTGTAACCGCCCACGCCCGGCACAAAAAGGTGCTGAAGAAGGCGAAGGGTTACTATGGTGCCCGCGGTAACGTCTATCGCGTTGCTGTCCAGGCCGTCACCAAGGCCGGTCAGTATGCCTATCGCGACCGTCGTCAGCGTAAGCGCCAGTTCCGCGCCCTGTGGATTGCCCGTATCAATGCGGCTGCCCGCCAGTTCGACCTGTCCTACAGCCGCATGATTCACGGCCTGGACAAGGCTGGAATCGAAATCGACCGCAAGGTGCTGGCCGATCTGGCCGTGCATGACATTGCCGCTTTCGGTCGCATTGCCGAAAAGGCCAAGGCTGCCCTTTAA
- the pheS gene encoding phenylalanine--tRNA ligase subunit alpha: protein MESLSKLTEAALNAIKGAKDLRNLEDLRVHFLGKKGVITEQLKTLGSLPVEHRKQAGQAINQAKQLVNHALDQQRSVLEAAAREARLASETVDVTLPGRRQESGGLHPVTLTIERMEQLLGQFGFHVAEGPEVEDDYHNFAALNIPSHHPARAMHDTFYFDAGTLLRTHTSPVQVRVMEGQAPPLRIIAPGRVYRCDSDLTHSPMFHQVEGLLVDEGVTFAQLRGVLDAFLKAFFEQDDLQTRFRPSYFPFTEPSAEVDIQCVHCGGNGCRVCKHTGWLEVMGCGMVHPNVFEHVGIDSERYTGFAFGLGVERMAMLRYGVNDLRLFFDNDVRFLRQFV, encoded by the coding sequence GTGGAATCCCTCTCCAAACTGACCGAAGCGGCGCTCAATGCCATCAAGGGCGCCAAGGATCTGCGCAATCTCGAAGACCTGCGCGTCCACTTTCTGGGCAAGAAGGGCGTGATCACCGAGCAACTCAAGACCCTCGGATCCCTGCCGGTGGAACACCGCAAGCAGGCGGGGCAGGCCATCAATCAGGCCAAGCAATTGGTCAATCACGCCCTGGATCAGCAGCGCAGCGTGCTGGAAGCGGCCGCCCGTGAGGCACGTTTGGCCTCCGAGACAGTGGATGTCACCCTGCCGGGACGTCGCCAGGAGTCGGGTGGCCTGCATCCGGTCACGCTGACCATTGAGCGCATGGAGCAATTGCTGGGGCAGTTTGGTTTCCATGTTGCCGAAGGCCCGGAGGTGGAGGACGACTACCACAACTTCGCGGCCCTCAATATTCCCTCGCATCACCCGGCCCGGGCGATGCACGATACCTTCTATTTCGACGCCGGCACCCTGCTGCGCACCCACACCTCGCCGGTGCAGGTGCGGGTGATGGAGGGGCAGGCTCCGCCGCTTCGCATCATTGCCCCGGGGCGCGTGTATCGCTGCGACTCCGATCTGACCCACAGCCCCATGTTCCACCAGGTGGAAGGACTGCTGGTGGATGAGGGCGTCACCTTTGCCCAGTTGCGTGGCGTGCTGGATGCCTTCCTGAAAGCCTTTTTCGAGCAGGACGACCTGCAGACGCGCTTCAGGCCGTCCTACTTCCCCTTCACCGAGCCATCGGCTGAAGTGGACATCCAGTGCGTGCATTGCGGCGGAAACGGGTGCCGGGTGTGCAAGCACACCGGCTGGCTGGAGGTCATGGGCTGCGGCATGGTGCATCCCAATGTCTTCGAGCATGTGGGCATCGACAGCGAACGCTACACCGGCTTTGCCTTCGGCCTGGGGGTGGAACGCATGGCCATGCTGCGCTACGGCGTGAACGACCTGCGTCTGTTCTTCGATAACGACGTCCGCTTCCTGCGCCAGTTCGTCTAG
- the pheT gene encoding phenylalanine--tRNA ligase subunit beta, with the protein MRISNHWLGQWVDHGLTVEELGHRLTMAGLELDAIEPAAGSFTGVVVGQVLSVKPHPDADKLRLCLVNDGGGEPVPVVCGAPNVYEGMKVPFAPVGATLPNDFKLKKVKLRGAPSHGMLCSARELGLSEASDGLMELPADTSVGQDLRELLSLDDQILEVDLTPNRADCLSLSGVAREVATLTKKPLKAVETTPVEAACDDTFPVRLDAPADCPRYAGRVVRGVDATAPTPIWMQERLRRAGIRSLGPLVDVTNYVMLELGQPMHAFDLSVLRGTLIVRRAHEGEVLKLLDAKDLTLSGDDLVIADEQKCLALAGIMGGATSGVTDATRDVFLESAHFAPMAVAGRARHHGLHTDSSHRFERGVDPELPSRALERATQLLCEIAGGQPGPAQVTQSEGHLPVRNTIEFRPVRTNELLGADISPQAMQEILTRLGCQVNDAQTSWQVTPPSFRFDLAIEADLVEEIARVHGYDDLPTQLPAVQPQVTWLDEARVPARRMRACLTDLGYLEAVTFSFVDQELQARFAPGVAPLKLANPISSELAVMRTSLWPGLVKAAQYNLNRQQERLRLFEIGLSFVPEGNELKQEKMIAGLVCGPAWPNQWGQPDRTADFFDMKGDVESLLGLAGLERRVQWQACEHPALHPGQSAELRLDGQVVGWAGTLSPDLEDWLDLDTSMYLFELKLEAISRGHVPRFRGQSRFPAIRRDLAVLVDEAVPAARVVQVIESMDYSALQQVSLFDVYTGKGVPEGRKSLALGLILQDLSSTLTDSQVDDMIAAVVDKLQKEVGATLRA; encoded by the coding sequence ATGAGAATCAGCAATCATTGGCTCGGCCAGTGGGTGGACCATGGCCTGACCGTGGAAGAACTGGGGCATCGCCTGACCATGGCCGGCCTGGAACTGGATGCCATCGAACCCGCGGCCGGTTCGTTTACCGGTGTTGTGGTGGGGCAGGTGCTCTCGGTGAAGCCGCATCCGGACGCCGATAAACTGCGTCTGTGCCTGGTGAACGATGGCGGCGGCGAACCGGTACCCGTGGTCTGTGGTGCCCCCAATGTCTACGAGGGGATGAAGGTTCCCTTTGCGCCGGTGGGTGCCACGCTGCCCAATGATTTCAAGCTCAAGAAGGTCAAGCTACGGGGTGCCCCATCCCACGGGATGCTCTGCTCTGCCCGTGAACTGGGCCTGTCCGAGGCCAGCGATGGCCTGATGGAACTGCCGGCGGATACGTCCGTGGGGCAGGACCTGCGCGAACTCCTCAGCCTGGATGACCAGATTCTTGAGGTGGACCTGACTCCCAACCGGGCCGACTGCCTGAGCCTGTCGGGGGTCGCCCGTGAGGTGGCCACCCTGACGAAGAAGCCACTCAAGGCCGTGGAAACCACGCCGGTTGAGGCCGCCTGCGATGACACCTTCCCGGTGCGCCTGGATGCCCCCGCGGACTGCCCCCGTTACGCCGGCAGGGTGGTGCGTGGCGTGGACGCCACCGCACCCACGCCCATCTGGATGCAGGAAAGGCTGCGCCGCGCTGGTATCCGCAGTCTGGGGCCCCTGGTGGATGTGACCAATTACGTGATGCTGGAACTGGGTCAGCCCATGCATGCCTTCGATCTGTCGGTATTGCGGGGCACCCTCATCGTGCGCCGGGCCCATGAGGGCGAAGTGCTCAAGCTTCTGGATGCGAAGGATCTCACCCTGAGCGGTGATGATCTGGTGATCGCCGACGAGCAGAAGTGCCTGGCCCTGGCGGGCATCATGGGCGGTGCGACCAGCGGAGTGACCGACGCTACCCGGGATGTCTTCCTGGAATCGGCCCACTTTGCCCCCATGGCAGTGGCGGGTCGGGCCCGTCACCATGGTTTGCATACCGATTCCTCCCATCGTTTTGAACGGGGTGTGGATCCTGAACTGCCGTCCCGGGCCCTGGAACGTGCCACGCAGCTGCTCTGTGAGATTGCTGGAGGGCAGCCGGGGCCCGCACAGGTTACCCAGAGTGAAGGGCATCTTCCGGTGCGCAACACGATCGAATTTCGGCCTGTGCGTACCAATGAGTTGCTGGGTGCGGACATCAGCCCGCAGGCCATGCAGGAGATCCTGACCCGTCTGGGCTGCCAGGTAAACGATGCGCAGACCTCCTGGCAGGTGACCCCCCCGTCGTTCCGCTTCGATCTGGCCATCGAGGCAGATCTGGTGGAAGAGATTGCCCGGGTACACGGTTACGACGATCTGCCCACTCAACTGCCTGCGGTACAACCCCAGGTGACCTGGCTGGACGAGGCGCGGGTGCCGGCGCGTCGCATGCGTGCCTGCCTGACGGATCTGGGTTATCTGGAGGCAGTGACCTTCAGCTTTGTGGATCAGGAGTTGCAGGCCCGCTTTGCCCCGGGCGTGGCCCCGTTGAAGCTCGCCAATCCCATCTCCTCGGAGTTGGCGGTGATGCGTACCAGTTTGTGGCCGGGGCTGGTGAAGGCGGCACAATACAATCTCAATCGCCAGCAGGAGCGCTTGCGCCTGTTCGAAATCGGCCTGAGTTTTGTGCCCGAAGGTAATGAGCTCAAACAGGAAAAGATGATTGCAGGGCTGGTCTGTGGCCCGGCATGGCCCAATCAGTGGGGACAGCCGGACCGCACCGCCGACTTCTTCGACATGAAGGGGGATGTGGAGTCTCTGCTGGGGCTGGCTGGCCTGGAGCGACGCGTGCAATGGCAGGCCTGTGAGCATCCGGCCCTGCATCCCGGTCAGTCCGCCGAGCTGCGCCTGGATGGCCAGGTCGTCGGTTGGGCAGGCACCCTGAGCCCGGACCTGGAAGACTGGCTGGACCTGGACACCAGCATGTATCTGTTCGAGTTGAAGCTGGAGGCCATCAGCCGGGGTCACGTGCCCAGGTTCCGGGGGCAGAGCCGGTTCCCGGCCATCCGTCGGGACCTGGCAGTGCTGGTGGATGAGGCCGTGCCGGCCGCCCGGGTGGTGCAGGTGATCGAGTCCATGGACTACAGCGCCCTTCAACAGGTGAGCCTGTTCGATGTGTATACCGGAAAAGGTGTACCTGAAGGAAGAAAAAGCCTGGCTTTGGGCTTGATTTTACAGGATTTATCCAGCACTCTAACCGACAGTCAGGTGGACGACATGATCGCTGCTGTCGTGGACAAATTACAAAAAGAGGTTGGGGCGACCCTCAGGGCTTGA
- the ihfA gene encoding integration host factor subunit alpha, protein MALTKAEMAEQLFDELGLNKREAKELVELFFEEVRTALERGEQVKLSGFGNFTLRDKNQRPGRNPKTGEEIPISARRVVTFRPGQKLKARVESYAGSGQ, encoded by the coding sequence ATGGCACTGACCAAGGCGGAAATGGCAGAGCAACTCTTCGATGAGTTGGGGCTCAACAAGCGTGAGGCCAAGGAACTCGTCGAGTTGTTCTTTGAGGAAGTGCGCACTGCGCTGGAGCGAGGCGAACAGGTAAAATTGTCGGGTTTCGGCAATTTTACGCTTCGCGACAAGAACCAGCGTCCCGGGCGAAATCCCAAGACAGGCGAAGAGATCCCGATATCTGCCCGCCGCGTGGTGACTTTCCGCCCCGGGCAAAAACTCAAGGCGAGGGTCGAGTCTTATGCTGGAAGCGGGCAATAA
- a CDS encoding MerR family transcriptional regulator: MLEAGNNSELPAIPGKRYFTIGEVSELCGVKPHVLRYWEQEFPSLKPVKRRGNRRYYQRQDVILIRQIRSLLYEQGYTIGGARQKLSGQEAKEDTTQSQQIIRQMRIELEEVLQILKQKPPQSGEHK; the protein is encoded by the coding sequence ATGCTGGAAGCGGGCAATAACAGCGAACTGCCGGCCATCCCCGGCAAGCGCTATTTCACCATCGGCGAGGTCAGCGAGCTGTGTGGGGTGAAGCCCCATGTGCTGCGCTACTGGGAGCAGGAATTCCCATCCCTCAAGCCGGTCAAGCGCCGCGGCAACCGTCGTTACTATCAGCGTCAGGATGTCATCCTGATTCGCCAGATCCGCAGTCTGCTCTACGAGCAGGGTTACACCATCGGTGGAGCCCGGCAGAAACTCTCCGGCCAGGAAGCCAAGGAAGACACCACCCAGAGCCAGCAGATCATCCGCCAGATGCGTATCGAGCTGGAGGAGGTACTGCAGATCCTCAAGCAGAAACCACCCCAGTCGGGTGAGCATAAATAG
- a CDS encoding MFS transporter: MNTPHTQRSWRSAFAVYRHPRVIGMLFLGFAAGLPLLLVGGTFTAWLRDLGVELAAIGFLSWVGMAHSIKIFWAPVVDRLALPLLTRWFGRRRAWMLLAQVVIGGSLLGMALTDPTQHLWLVAVWAVLAAFGSATQDIAIDAYRIEAVTRDRQGAMAASYIFGYRVALLAAGAGALHLAAVGNWSIAYGVMGLLMGVGLITTLIIREPEVTVDQTTQRMEQRVVDYLQRTRHQGWRRGLTAWFIGAVICPFADFMKRFGWVALLILLFIGTFRISDIFMGVMANPFYLDLGFTKTQIANVAAAFGLAMTLTGAALGGLLVVRYGIMRMLIFTAFLAPITNLTFSWLAMLGPETYGLVVAIMADNISGGLAISVFIAYLSSLTNTAYTATQYALFSSLMTLPGQFLAGFTGLLVEHIDWFWFFVSSALIGIPAIVLAFVLARWANPDRIEQPGK; the protein is encoded by the coding sequence ATGAACACCCCTCATACTCAACGCAGCTGGCGCAGTGCCTTTGCCGTCTATCGCCATCCCCGGGTGATCGGCATGCTGTTCCTGGGGTTTGCCGCCGGTCTGCCGCTGCTGCTGGTGGGCGGCACCTTCACTGCCTGGTTGCGTGACCTGGGGGTGGAGCTGGCAGCCATCGGCTTTCTCAGCTGGGTGGGCATGGCCCATTCCATCAAGATCTTCTGGGCCCCGGTGGTGGACCGGCTGGCGTTGCCCCTGCTCACCCGCTGGTTTGGACGGCGCAGGGCCTGGATGCTCCTGGCGCAGGTGGTGATTGGTGGTTCGTTGCTGGGCATGGCCCTGACCGATCCCACCCAGCATCTGTGGCTGGTGGCCGTCTGGGCCGTGCTGGCCGCCTTCGGTTCCGCCACCCAGGATATCGCCATTGATGCCTATCGCATCGAGGCAGTCACTCGGGATCGACAGGGCGCCATGGCGGCCTCCTACATCTTCGGTTATCGGGTGGCCCTGCTGGCCGCCGGGGCCGGGGCCCTGCATCTGGCCGCCGTGGGTAACTGGAGCATTGCCTATGGCGTGATGGGGCTGCTCATGGGGGTGGGCCTGATCACCACGCTCATCATCCGCGAACCCGAGGTCACCGTGGATCAGACCACCCAGCGCATGGAACAGCGGGTGGTGGACTATCTGCAGCGCACCCGCCATCAGGGCTGGCGTCGGGGGCTGACCGCCTGGTTCATTGGTGCGGTGATCTGCCCCTTTGCCGATTTCATGAAACGTTTCGGCTGGGTGGCGTTGCTGATCCTTTTGTTCATCGGCACCTTCCGCATCAGCGATATCTTCATGGGGGTGATGGCCAACCCCTTCTATCTGGACCTGGGTTTCACCAAGACCCAGATCGCCAATGTGGCCGCAGCCTTTGGGCTGGCCATGACGCTCACGGGGGCGGCCCTGGGCGGCCTTCTGGTGGTGCGCTATGGCATCATGCGCATGCTCATCTTCACCGCCTTTCTGGCCCCGATCACCAATCTGACCTTCTCCTGGCTGGCCATGCTCGGCCCCGAGACGTATGGCCTGGTGGTGGCCATCATGGCGGACAACATCAGTGGTGGACTGGCCATCTCGGTGTTCATCGCCTATCTCTCCAGCCTCACCAATACGGCCTATACAGCGACCCAGTACGCCCTGTTCAGCTCCCTGATGACCCTGCCCGGGCAGTTCCTGGCCGGATTCACCGGTCTGCTGGTGGAGCATATTGACTGGTTCTGGTTTTTCGTCTCCTCGGCCCTGATCGGCATACCGGCGATCGTGCTGGCCTTTGTGCTGGCGCGCTGGGCCAACCCGGACAGGATTGAACAGCCCGGCAAATAA
- the recJ gene encoding single-stranded-DNA-specific exonuclease RecJ, translating to MKARRRLQRPSETPQGADLLTRLYAHRGIQDPAQMDHALTGLAPTQSLSGVAAASALLHQALEEGWSILVVGDFDADGATSTALALRALRAMGAARVDYLVPNRFEYGYGLTPEIVAVAREREPRLLITVDNGISSLDGVAAAQAAGMKVLITDHHLPGQDLPPADALVNPNLPGDEFPSKSLAGVGVIFYVMAALRARLRTTDWFTRRGVAQPNLADLLDLVALGTVADVVPLDRNNRILVDQGLRRMRAGRAVPGIRALLEVAGRNPARVVASDVGFAVGPRLNAAGRMDDMSIGIECLLTDDPAQARTLAQTLDDLNRERREVEKDMQEQALITLETLLAEHPELTQWHGLCLYEPDWHQGVIGILASRIKDRVHRPVIAFARAEEGTLKGSARSIPGLHVRDTLEAIATRHPGLITRFGGHAMAAGLSLPEDHLEPFRQAFEDTVRETMDPRDLEGVIHSDGPLLDHELNLETAERLRAAGPWGQGFPEPLFDGVFHIRERRPLGDGRHLRLTLQPVDGSVRVNAVAFNIDPEEWPDGQEQVHLAYRLDANEFRGACTAQLVVEHVVLG from the coding sequence ATGAAGGCTCGCCGACGACTGCAACGCCCCAGCGAAACTCCTCAGGGGGCCGATCTGCTCACCCGCCTCTATGCGCATCGGGGTATCCAGGACCCAGCGCAGATGGATCATGCCCTGACAGGCCTGGCACCCACCCAGTCACTATCCGGAGTCGCGGCCGCCAGCGCCCTGCTGCATCAGGCACTGGAAGAGGGCTGGTCGATCCTCGTGGTGGGGGACTTCGACGCCGATGGTGCCACCAGCACCGCCCTGGCGCTGCGGGCCTTGCGGGCCATGGGGGCGGCACGGGTGGATTACCTGGTGCCCAATCGCTTTGAATACGGCTATGGGCTCACCCCAGAGATCGTCGCCGTGGCCCGGGAGCGCGAACCCCGGTTGCTCATCACCGTGGACAACGGCATCTCCAGCCTGGACGGGGTGGCCGCCGCCCAGGCGGCGGGCATGAAGGTGTTGATCACGGATCACCACCTGCCCGGCCAGGATCTGCCACCTGCCGACGCCCTGGTGAATCCCAACCTCCCGGGCGATGAATTTCCCAGCAAGTCACTGGCCGGGGTGGGGGTGATCTTCTATGTGATGGCCGCACTGCGCGCCCGGTTGCGCACCACGGACTGGTTTACCCGACGCGGCGTGGCCCAGCCCAACCTGGCGGATTTGCTGGACCTGGTGGCCCTGGGTACGGTGGCCGACGTGGTGCCCCTGGATCGCAACAACCGGATACTGGTGGATCAGGGTCTGCGACGCATGCGGGCCGGACGTGCCGTACCCGGCATCCGGGCCCTGCTGGAGGTGGCCGGGCGCAATCCGGCACGGGTGGTGGCCTCGGACGTGGGATTTGCCGTGGGCCCACGCCTGAACGCCGCCGGTCGCATGGATGACATGTCCATCGGTATCGAATGCCTGCTGACCGATGACCCTGCCCAGGCCCGCACCCTGGCCCAGACCCTGGATGACCTGAACCGGGAACGCCGGGAGGTGGAAAAGGACATGCAGGAACAGGCACTGATCACGCTGGAAACCCTGCTGGCCGAACATCCTGAACTCACCCAATGGCACGGGCTGTGTCTCTACGAGCCCGACTGGCACCAGGGGGTGATCGGCATCCTGGCCTCGCGCATCAAGGACCGGGTGCATCGCCCGGTGATCGCCTTTGCCCGGGCAGAGGAGGGCACGCTCAAGGGGTCAGCACGCTCCATCCCCGGCCTGCATGTCCGCGACACCCTGGAGGCCATCGCCACCCGTCATCCGGGACTCATCACCCGGTTCGGGGGGCATGCCATGGCGGCGGGCCTGAGCCTGCCCGAGGATCATCTGGAGCCGTTCCGGCAGGCCTTCGAGGACACCGTTCGCGAGACCATGGACCCTCGCGACCTGGAGGGGGTCATTCACAGCGACGGTCCCCTCCTTGATCATGAACTCAATCTGGAGACGGCCGAGCGCCTGCGTGCCGCCGGCCCCTGGGGGCAGGGTTTCCCGGAACCCTTGTTCGATGGCGTGTTCCATATACGGGAGCGTCGCCCCCTGGGAGATGGTCGCCACCTGCGCCTGACCCTGCAGCCGGTGGACGGCTCGGTACGGGTGAATGCGGTGGCCTTCAATATCGATCCCGAGGAATGGCCCGATGGTCAGGAACAGGTTCATCTGGCCTATCGTCTGGACGCCAATGAATTCCGCGGGGCCTGCACGGCGCAACTGGTGGTGGAACATGTGGTGCTGGGCTAA